The following are from one region of the Paracoccus sp. S3-43 genome:
- a CDS encoding glycosyltransferase family 61 protein, translating to MDFAVRFRPWSSRVSALTQRNILIDEAVEQQTLAPAQPLHLKKTIELPNQAEKICGFTSASNRQQQESNLYGTIIENGPTKLYRYKDVLLTPSGFYSSRRFVRRPGARRELLPYTDHIEEIEDGLYISSRHIEKYFGHWIHDASPQEQLAKNIGLRPVMADLSKWTHVAEYRDLADLSQPLLTKAVFFRSIWIADDRHLNSHRVSRLHQLRDKVVSGLPATKARQGVFIRRRMAGSRELRNEAEIIETLRQKNFSVLDPTQSTAREIAAILSNSKIAIAIEGSAVCHTLLSLREGAGLIVIQPADHFNALGRIYANAMGHHYGYTVADRVEGGYVQNTGDLMRTIDLVETAMAAS from the coding sequence ATGGACTTTGCGGTTCGATTTCGTCCTTGGTCCTCACGTGTGTCTGCTTTGACGCAACGTAATATACTCATAGACGAAGCTGTCGAGCAGCAAACCTTAGCTCCTGCTCAACCTTTGCATTTGAAAAAGACCATAGAGCTACCCAATCAGGCAGAGAAGATATGTGGCTTCACCTCGGCTTCCAACCGGCAGCAGCAGGAATCCAATCTTTATGGGACAATTATTGAAAATGGCCCGACAAAGTTGTACCGATATAAAGACGTTCTACTGACTCCTTCGGGATTTTACAGCAGCCGCAGATTTGTCAGAAGGCCCGGAGCACGGCGAGAGCTGCTTCCTTACACAGACCACATTGAGGAAATAGAAGACGGTTTATACATTTCCTCCAGGCATATAGAGAAATATTTTGGGCACTGGATCCACGATGCAAGCCCGCAAGAACAGTTAGCCAAAAACATCGGCCTTCGCCCTGTCATGGCAGATTTGTCGAAATGGACCCATGTTGCCGAGTATCGAGATTTGGCCGATCTCAGTCAGCCTCTGCTCACGAAAGCAGTCTTTTTCAGGTCAATCTGGATTGCCGATGACCGCCACCTGAATTCTCATCGCGTGTCGCGGCTCCATCAGTTGCGGGACAAGGTTGTTTCAGGCCTGCCTGCCACAAAGGCAAGGCAAGGCGTTTTTATCAGAAGGCGGATGGCTGGATCTCGGGAACTTCGCAATGAAGCTGAAATCATCGAGACTTTGAGGCAGAAGAACTTTTCCGTTCTAGATCCGACACAATCAACCGCTCGCGAAATAGCGGCCATCCTTTCCAACTCTAAAATAGCTATAGCGATTGAGGGTTCGGCTGTCTGCCACACGCTGCTTTCGCTTCGTGAAGGCGCAGGACTGATCGTTATACAGCCTGCCGATCATTTCAATGCCCTAGGCCGCATCTATGCTAACGCCATGGGTCACCATTACGGTTATACGGTTGCAGACAGGGTAGAAGGCGGCTATGTCCAGAATACAGGGGATCTCATGCGGACCATCGACTTGGTAGAGACTGCCATGGCAGCTTCTTGA
- a CDS encoding folate-binding protein: MTRQIIRLTGEDRVPFLQGLVSNDVTRAPCWAALLTPQGKYLADFLIVPDGDSLLIDVDARLADDLMRRLSMYRLRSRVALEATGMTVARGTGPAPEGAIPDPRHPALGWRLYGGTGDDGTDFDAIRVQHTIPETLVELIPNETFILEAGFERLHGVDFRKGCYVGQEVTARMKHKTELRKGLVRLRIEGEAPVGTPIAAEGREVGTLFTQSGGHALAHVRFDRIGPDMQAGAARLFAE, from the coding sequence ATGACCCGCCAGATCATCCGCCTGACCGGAGAGGACCGCGTCCCCTTCCTGCAAGGGCTGGTCAGCAACGACGTGACCCGCGCGCCCTGCTGGGCCGCGCTGCTGACGCCGCAGGGCAAGTATCTGGCCGATTTCCTGATCGTGCCGGATGGCGACTCGCTGCTGATCGACGTGGACGCGCGGCTGGCCGACGACCTGATGCGGCGTCTGTCGATGTACAGGCTGCGATCCAGGGTGGCGCTGGAGGCGACCGGCATGACCGTCGCGCGAGGCACCGGCCCGGCACCGGAGGGCGCGATCCCCGACCCCCGGCATCCCGCGCTTGGCTGGCGGCTGTATGGCGGAACGGGCGACGACGGCACCGATTTCGACGCCATCCGCGTCCAGCATACTATCCCCGAAACCCTGGTCGAGCTGATCCCGAACGAGACCTTCATCCTGGAAGCCGGATTCGAGCGCCTGCACGGCGTCGATTTCCGCAAGGGCTGCTATGTCGGGCAAGAAGTGACGGCCCGCATGAAGCACAAGACCGAATTGCGCAAAGGCCTGGTCCGTCTGCGGATCGAAGGCGAGGCCCCGGTGGGCACGCCGATTGCCGCCGAGGGGCGCGAGGTCGGCACCCTGTTCACCCAGTCGGGCGGCCATGCCCTGGCCCATGTGCGGTTCGACCGCATCGGCCCTGACATGCAGGCGGGCGCGGCGCGGCTGTTTGCGGAATGA